In Brevibacillus brevis, a genomic segment contains:
- a CDS encoding MFS transporter, whose translation MIRMRTYLYVNALSTLGSRMDLIACSALIFTFEHSAFWLTAFFVARQIGGILFSPIAGVLADRVDRRRAMIASDAGAGLALMAIVFFPHPYVVVAAAFLKGMLYSQFHVSFQSSLPQMFGQENLVKINGLTVRLESVVGILGFALGGVLTDGVGYSSVIVIDASSFFLSAAVLSRMSWGSGARSEAGGGLPGAPIKAGTPGHETVGFRAALAYLGKEPVLLAISLLALFESISTASHNYGLPFLAQKLAAGDSLLHGLMWSAMSLGAMGGSYVAARWRTRLVVRLFAASVMLALTVALAFMGTETMIVLVMLTVAGLFAGGAQVYGSSLLQQADNEIRGRVIGVQSTLSRIGFFIGFVAAPPLAGQLGLFGMVAGAQLLFLFGLLGLAWYCLRKR comes from the coding sequence ATGATTCGAATGAGGACGTATTTGTATGTCAATGCGCTGTCCACTTTGGGATCGCGCATGGATTTGATCGCGTGCAGCGCGCTGATCTTTACGTTTGAGCACAGCGCGTTTTGGTTGACCGCCTTTTTTGTAGCCCGCCAGATCGGGGGAATTTTGTTTAGTCCCATTGCCGGTGTATTGGCCGACCGCGTCGACAGGAGAAGGGCGATGATTGCGAGCGATGCGGGAGCGGGTCTCGCCCTTATGGCCATCGTCTTTTTTCCCCACCCCTATGTCGTGGTAGCGGCTGCCTTTTTAAAGGGCATGCTGTACAGCCAGTTTCACGTCAGCTTCCAGTCCTCTCTGCCACAGATGTTCGGGCAGGAGAATCTGGTCAAAATCAACGGTTTGACGGTCAGGCTGGAGTCTGTCGTGGGGATCCTCGGTTTTGCTCTTGGCGGTGTCCTGACAGACGGCGTTGGTTATTCGAGCGTCATCGTCATCGACGCTTCCAGCTTTTTCCTGTCTGCCGCGGTACTTTCCCGCATGAGCTGGGGGAGCGGGGCGAGGAGCGAAGCGGGAGGGGGACTGCCTGGGGCCCCGATAAAAGCCGGGACGCCTGGACATGAGACGGTTGGGTTTCGGGCAGCTCTCGCGTATTTGGGTAAAGAGCCCGTTCTCTTGGCGATCAGCCTGCTGGCCTTGTTTGAGTCCATCAGCACGGCATCGCACAATTACGGCTTGCCGTTTCTGGCCCAGAAGCTTGCGGCCGGAGATTCACTCCTGCACGGCTTGATGTGGTCGGCGATGAGCCTCGGAGCGATGGGCGGCTCTTATGTGGCGGCGCGCTGGAGAACCAGACTTGTCGTACGGCTGTTTGCTGCTTCCGTGATGCTGGCGTTGACGGTCGCATTGGCGTTCATGGGCACGGAAACGATGATCGTGCTTGTGATGCTGACGGTCGCCGGCCTGTTCGCCGGGGGAGCTCAGGTGTACGGGAGCTCTCTGCTTCAGCAAGCGGACAACGAGATTCGCGGCAGGGTGATCGGCGTGCAGAGTACGCTGAGCCGCATCGGTTTTTTCATTGGTTTCGTGGCCGCTCCGCCGCTCGCAGGGCAGCTCGGACTGTTCGGGATGGTGGCCGGGGCCCAGCTGCTGTTTCTCTTCGGGCTGCTCGGCCTTGCTTGGTACTGCTTGCGCAAACGATAG
- a CDS encoding transposase encodes MKAYKSSAIQPQMFQFVDMDELVPKKHILRQLNEALDFSIVHDWVAPLYTERTGRPAADPERMVRLMLLSYLFNHSERELYQLLPMHGGYLWFCGLDFESVLRPDPSRPSLPDRTTLVKTRKLWRKHGIFDTLMKHVVDQCIAAGLVQPDVDAGVDGSQVRANASIHSLKEITLAPVESIEDYLARMARQDEQPEGDAADSDDDRRPPAPPTRTERRLEDEATHEDFHGKRFSNKTYRSVTDPDARLYKKSNGQEAHLRYLVHHVTDVKSGVILSTQASIASGTAERETSLQQLAAIRFAHPQIRIRTLSADKAYGTTDYLQALFEQGIIPLVSLRNLALEDVPTWKRQTNDPKKQRKRLAKIREIQIRNKAKQIQLKGSYRHLQKLRTRCEHVFAESKVAHGLGRARSRGLDCMQEQALLTAIVQNLKKLCRFKKKRPQTGISACPKPKSVMMEAVSDLLISALVGLFSSFFMPKRRIQLT; translated from the coding sequence ATGAAAGCCTATAAGTCATCGGCTATCCAGCCTCAGATGTTCCAATTTGTGGATATGGATGAACTCGTACCGAAAAAGCACATCTTGCGCCAACTGAACGAAGCGCTTGATTTTTCCATCGTCCATGATTGGGTGGCGCCGCTGTATACGGAACGTACCGGACGCCCGGCGGCTGACCCGGAGCGGATGGTTCGACTCATGCTGCTTTCGTATTTGTTCAACCATTCCGAACGGGAATTGTATCAACTGTTGCCCATGCATGGGGGCTACTTGTGGTTTTGCGGACTGGATTTCGAATCCGTCTTGCGCCCGGATCCATCCAGGCCGTCCCTGCCGGATCGGACGACCTTGGTGAAGACCCGGAAATTGTGGCGAAAACACGGTATTTTCGACACGCTCATGAAACATGTCGTCGATCAGTGCATCGCCGCCGGACTGGTCCAACCCGATGTAGATGCGGGAGTCGACGGTTCCCAAGTACGCGCCAACGCTTCTATCCACAGCTTGAAAGAAATCACTCTGGCACCTGTGGAGTCGATTGAAGACTACCTGGCTCGCATGGCCCGGCAAGACGAGCAACCCGAAGGTGACGCCGCTGATTCCGATGATGACAGACGGCCGCCCGCACCGCCCACGCGAACAGAACGGCGTCTGGAAGACGAAGCGACACATGAAGATTTTCATGGCAAAAGGTTCTCGAACAAGACCTACCGCAGCGTGACGGACCCGGATGCTCGCTTGTACAAAAAGAGCAACGGTCAGGAAGCGCATTTGCGGTATTTGGTGCATCATGTGACGGATGTCAAATCCGGCGTCATTCTGTCTACGCAAGCGAGCATCGCGTCCGGAACGGCTGAACGCGAGACGAGCTTGCAACAGCTGGCCGCGATCCGTTTTGCCCATCCGCAAATCCGGATTCGCACGCTTTCTGCCGATAAAGCCTACGGTACGACAGATTATCTGCAAGCGCTGTTCGAGCAAGGGATTATTCCTCTGGTTTCGCTTCGCAACCTGGCACTGGAAGATGTACCGACTTGGAAACGCCAAACGAACGATCCGAAGAAACAACGCAAGCGTCTGGCCAAAATCCGAGAAATCCAAATCCGCAACAAAGCCAAACAAATTCAGCTCAAGGGTTCTTACCGTCATCTGCAAAAGTTACGGACGCGGTGCGAGCATGTGTTTGCCGAAAGCAAAGTCGCGCATGGCCTGGGTCGCGCGCGGAGCCGCGGCCTGGATTGCATGCAGGAGCAGGCACTGCTCACGGCAATCGTTCAAAATCTGAAAAAACTATGCCGGTTTAAGAAGAAACGACCCCAAACCGGTATTTCGGCATGTCCAAAACCGAAATCCGTGATGATGGAGGCGGTGTCGGACCTGCTCATTTCGGCGTTGGTTGGGTTGTTTTCCTCTTTTTTCATGCCGAAGAGACGGATACAACTGACTTAA
- a CDS encoding stalk domain-containing protein, with amino-acid sequence MIQRKWQMLCVTAALSAALLTNQSVSAAEHSDRSVEVKLQLNAAQANVNGQAIAIEQPYVSQGTTMIPLSLLTAAFGATLQYDSQNQMIEMSYNGKVIKLKAGSKQAWINGRETTLTASPEVKNGKTMVPLTLLNQVMGIAVTTDAKTKDVSLVGTKQEEVARTDVSLDSDIGKTLIGDSYYGWHMKYPTGLIKNAQSFQGDFVSFSDAKEAYRLYVYIVDGQPENLSGNGLLTRLADSTEYPVLSKGYVNDPTQPYARLISKGDDGGINEERAYQSGTRIYYVTLEIKDEADFRNPAKYNSYKDLLDSFSLSFPKSPVI; translated from the coding sequence ATGATTCAGAGGAAATGGCAAATGCTTTGCGTGACAGCTGCTCTGTCGGCGGCCCTGCTGACGAATCAGTCGGTATCGGCGGCGGAGCATTCTGACAGAAGCGTGGAAGTAAAGCTCCAATTGAACGCCGCCCAGGCAAACGTCAACGGGCAGGCAATCGCGATCGAGCAGCCTTACGTGTCCCAGGGAACGACGATGATTCCGCTCAGTCTGCTGACGGCCGCTTTTGGCGCCACCTTGCAGTACGACAGCCAGAATCAGATGATTGAAATGTCCTACAACGGCAAGGTCATCAAGCTGAAGGCAGGCAGCAAGCAGGCGTGGATCAACGGAAGGGAGACGACGCTGACGGCTTCGCCCGAGGTGAAAAACGGCAAGACGATGGTGCCGCTCACGCTGTTGAACCAGGTCATGGGCATTGCGGTCACGACGGACGCCAAGACAAAGGACGTCAGCCTGGTCGGAACCAAGCAGGAGGAGGTCGCCCGGACAGATGTCTCTCTGGACAGCGACATTGGGAAGACGCTGATTGGCGACAGCTATTACGGCTGGCACATGAAGTATCCGACAGGGTTGATCAAAAATGCCCAGAGCTTCCAGGGAGACTTCGTCAGCTTCAGCGATGCCAAGGAAGCGTATCGGCTGTACGTCTACATCGTGGACGGGCAGCCGGAAAACCTGTCAGGAAACGGTCTGCTCACAAGACTCGCAGACTCGACGGAATATCCGGTATTGTCCAAAGGATACGTCAACGATCCTACGCAGCCGTACGCTCGGCTGATTTCCAAAGGGGACGACGGCGGAATCAATGAAGAGAGAGCCTACCAGAGCGGCACAAGGATTTACTACGTGACACTGGAGATCAAGGACGAGGCAGACTTCCGCAATCCGGCCAAGTACAACAGCTATAAAGATTTGCTCGACAGCTTTTCCTTGTCCTTCCCTAAAAGTCCGGTGATTTAA
- a CDS encoding trypsin-like peptidase domain-containing protein — protein MKRQKCLLAGGLIALAAASVCAPWAHAAGPAKTPAPATKPALTAAQTDIPGVIARVSPSVVAIVGKPDGRGAARDNRFNLAHGTGLVVKADGWILTNAHVVKEMDSLTVITVDGRQFAGTVTNMDEESDLALVKIAATGLSPATFAPNYSIKVGETVVAIGTPISVSLRNSASAGIISGVDRSVNSTYRLIQTDASINPGNSGGPLVNLKGEVVGINSLKFVSVGIDNLSFAIPADTAQYVMSHFFTYGKVNRPYLGAELEESWAAVVGLPTKEPLRVVRVDPGSPAEKAGFQTGDVIYSVNQVPFTTVVEFNELLKRYLPGQTVEIVAQSGGDLIKRKVTFATKP, from the coding sequence ATGAAGAGACAAAAATGCCTGCTGGCAGGAGGGCTAATTGCCCTCGCGGCCGCAAGCGTCTGTGCTCCGTGGGCCCATGCGGCTGGGCCGGCCAAAACGCCTGCTCCGGCAACGAAGCCAGCTTTGACCGCCGCACAGACGGACATTCCCGGTGTCATCGCCCGCGTGTCGCCGAGTGTTGTCGCGATCGTGGGGAAGCCAGACGGGAGAGGAGCTGCGAGAGACAACCGCTTCAATCTGGCGCATGGGACGGGCTTGGTAGTCAAGGCTGACGGCTGGATCCTGACGAATGCGCATGTCGTAAAAGAGATGGACAGCTTGACCGTCATCACGGTCGACGGCCGTCAGTTCGCCGGGACGGTGACCAATATGGACGAGGAGAGCGACTTGGCCTTGGTGAAAATTGCTGCTACGGGACTATCGCCAGCCACCTTCGCTCCCAATTATTCCATCAAGGTAGGGGAAACCGTGGTGGCGATCGGGACGCCGATTTCGGTCTCGCTTCGCAATTCGGCATCGGCGGGGATCATCAGCGGAGTCGACCGTTCCGTCAACTCGACCTACCGCCTGATTCAAACCGATGCTTCCATCAATCCTGGAAATAGCGGGGGACCGCTCGTCAATCTCAAGGGAGAAGTAGTCGGGATCAATTCGCTCAAATTCGTCTCGGTGGGGATCGACAATTTGAGCTTCGCTATCCCGGCTGACACCGCCCAGTACGTCATGAGCCACTTTTTTACATATGGGAAAGTAAACCGGCCTTACTTGGGTGCGGAGCTGGAGGAAAGCTGGGCAGCAGTCGTGGGACTGCCGACCAAGGAGCCTTTGCGGGTGGTCAGGGTGGACCCGGGTTCTCCGGCAGAGAAGGCGGGCTTTCAGACAGGAGATGTCATTTATTCGGTCAACCAGGTACCGTTCACGACGGTCGTCGAGTTCAACGAGCTGCTCAAGCGGTACTTGCCCGGGCAGACGGTGGAAATCGTCGCGCAGTCGGGAGGCGACTTGATCAAGCGCAAAGTGACGTTCGCGACGAAACCGTAG
- a CDS encoding cysteine dioxygenase family protein: MIHALLEKAFGSLSSPTPAELGSALVSLPLSLDTIIPYLPQPADLPYGRKVLLATEHVEIVLILLPPAQESAPHNHGQSFGWEWILSGDLTNVIYTLSEDGLRPEQAFTVGAGESCFVAPGEIHAIANRGDVPVVSLNAYSPPLRHCRQFQAEQKGTPII; this comes from the coding sequence ATGATTCATGCCCTACTGGAAAAAGCATTCGGCTCCCTGTCTTCTCCTACCCCTGCTGAGCTCGGATCGGCCCTGGTCTCGCTCCCGCTCAGCCTCGACACGATCATCCCGTACCTTCCGCAGCCGGCGGACCTTCCCTATGGACGCAAGGTTTTGCTCGCCACGGAACACGTTGAAATCGTCCTCATCCTGCTGCCTCCCGCCCAGGAGTCGGCTCCCCATAATCACGGCCAGTCGTTTGGCTGGGAATGGATCCTTTCCGGGGATCTTACCAACGTCATCTATACGCTTTCCGAAGACGGGCTACGCCCGGAACAAGCCTTCACGGTCGGCGCGGGAGAAAGCTGCTTCGTCGCTCCCGGAGAAATTCACGCCATCGCGAACCGCGGAGATGTCCCGGTCGTCTCCCTCAACGCCTATTCACCGCCGCTGCGCCACTGCCGGCAATTCCAAGCAGAGCAGAAGGGTACTCCTATAATTTAA
- a CDS encoding sulfurtransferase TusA family protein has protein sequence MQHKLEVLGMVCPFPLIEAKEKMETLSSGDELVIDFDCTQATESIPRWAAEAGHSITRYEQLDDASWTITVKKK, from the coding sequence ATGCAACACAAACTGGAAGTGCTGGGAATGGTATGTCCCTTTCCTTTGATTGAGGCCAAAGAAAAGATGGAGACGCTCAGCAGCGGCGATGAGCTGGTCATCGATTTCGACTGCACGCAGGCGACCGAGAGCATCCCGCGGTGGGCAGCGGAAGCAGGCCACTCCATTACACGCTACGAACAACTGGATGATGCGTCCTGGACCATCACTGTGAAAAAGAAATAG
- a CDS encoding YeeE/YedE family protein has product MIFTGLLCGALLGFVMQRGRFCLTGGFRDMFLSKDYRMFYALLIAIAIQSIGVFALIQMGLLQFKAGTFSWLGTIVGSFVFGIGIVLAGGCATGTWYRAGEGLIGSWIALFAYMLMSAVMKSGVLVPINDAFKQYALPTNSIPATFGLSVWPFIILLAAITLYLAVRHLRKPKVPIPSLPRKRSGLSHLLFEKRWHPFATAVLVGLIALLAWPLSEATGRMSGLGITTPSANILQYIVTGNSEKYVNWGVFLVLGILLGSFFAAKASREFRFRAPDAKTAVSSFSGGILMGFGASLAGGCSIGNGLVMTAMMTWQGWVSLLFIILGTWTASYFVYVRPRVQAKKLQSASMTTA; this is encoded by the coding sequence ATGATCTTCACAGGGTTATTGTGCGGAGCGTTGCTCGGCTTCGTGATGCAGCGGGGACGCTTTTGTTTGACCGGCGGCTTCCGGGATATGTTTTTGAGCAAGGATTACCGCATGTTTTATGCACTGTTGATCGCCATTGCCATTCAGAGCATTGGCGTGTTTGCCCTGATTCAAATGGGACTGCTCCAGTTTAAAGCGGGCACGTTTTCCTGGCTGGGCACAATCGTGGGCTCGTTCGTGTTTGGGATCGGGATCGTGCTGGCAGGCGGATGCGCGACGGGAACGTGGTATCGTGCAGGTGAAGGATTGATCGGCAGCTGGATCGCATTGTTTGCTTACATGCTGATGAGCGCAGTCATGAAAAGCGGAGTATTGGTGCCGATCAACGACGCGTTCAAACAGTACGCATTGCCGACCAATTCGATTCCGGCGACGTTCGGCCTCTCGGTGTGGCCGTTCATCATCTTGCTTGCGGCCATCACGCTTTACCTGGCCGTTCGTCACTTGCGAAAGCCAAAGGTGCCGATTCCGTCGTTGCCGCGAAAGCGAAGCGGACTATCTCACCTGCTGTTTGAAAAGCGCTGGCATCCTTTTGCGACGGCTGTTCTCGTCGGGCTCATCGCCCTTTTGGCCTGGCCCTTGAGCGAGGCGACCGGGCGCATGTCCGGGCTGGGGATCACGACGCCGTCCGCCAACATTTTGCAGTACATCGTCACGGGAAACAGCGAGAAGTACGTAAACTGGGGCGTGTTCCTCGTCCTGGGGATTCTGCTGGGATCCTTTTTCGCTGCCAAGGCGAGCCGCGAGTTTCGCTTCCGCGCTCCCGATGCCAAGACCGCCGTTTCCAGCTTCTCGGGCGGGATCCTGATGGGCTTTGGCGCCAGCCTGGCGGGCGGCTGCTCGATCGGAAACGGGCTGGTCATGACCGCGATGATGACATGGCAAGGCTGGGTATCGCTGCTTTTCATCATACTGGGTACGTGGACGGCTTCGTATTTCGTGTACGTACGTCCGCGCGTTCAGGCGAAAAAGCTGCAGAGCGCAAGCATGACAACCGCTTAG
- a CDS encoding globin-coupled sensor protein, whose product MSTSPISSLFGFKGKAKNESFFRDSKDKGEVHIDSGSQLAKQLSQIRLTEQDLTVVKALQPLIIRNIDKIVDFFYGNIEKEQLLMSIVEKHSSIDRLKQTLNRHIQEMFSGKIDRDYYEQRSRIAVIHMRIGLEPKWYMCAFQNLLISIMDLLHQSIPDKQEFVHAVQAVTKILNIEQQIVLEEYEKEHERLRRLDQEKKDELRSLLANSAHELAAVSEQNSASVEQLTEQSREVLRFAENGTNFSNKAHQLSQEGKEKLEKQQVQMELIQTSAKQIAEEMGALEENAEKIRGIVNVVTAIAEQTNLLALNAAIEAARAGEQGRGFAVVADEVRKLAEQTKQSVFGVRELIEKTNQQTSALSTVVGEIQSLVLSSTTMTEETNAFFEGIMTAVMEGKEQSAKIQKELENFFKVMEDMNQAVAQVASSADELSEITESL is encoded by the coding sequence ATGAGTACAAGCCCGATTTCCAGTTTGTTCGGTTTCAAAGGAAAAGCGAAAAACGAATCTTTTTTTCGAGACAGCAAGGACAAGGGAGAAGTGCATATCGATTCGGGGTCTCAATTGGCGAAGCAGCTGTCCCAAATTCGGCTGACAGAGCAAGATTTGACTGTCGTAAAAGCGCTTCAGCCATTGATCATTCGAAATATTGACAAAATAGTCGATTTTTTTTATGGAAATATCGAGAAAGAACAGCTGCTCATGTCCATCGTCGAGAAGCACAGCAGTATCGACAGGCTCAAGCAGACGCTGAATCGCCACATTCAGGAGATGTTCAGCGGGAAAATCGACCGGGACTATTACGAGCAGCGCAGCCGGATCGCCGTCATTCACATGCGCATCGGGCTGGAGCCGAAATGGTACATGTGTGCCTTCCAAAACCTGCTGATCTCGATCATGGATCTCCTCCATCAGAGCATTCCGGACAAGCAGGAATTCGTCCATGCGGTTCAGGCGGTGACCAAGATCCTCAATATCGAGCAGCAGATCGTCCTGGAAGAATACGAGAAGGAGCACGAGCGGCTGCGCCGACTTGATCAGGAGAAAAAGGATGAGCTTCGCTCCCTGCTGGCCAACTCGGCGCATGAGCTCGCAGCAGTATCCGAGCAAAACAGCGCTTCGGTAGAGCAACTGACCGAACAGTCGCGGGAAGTGCTTCGCTTCGCGGAGAACGGAACGAATTTCTCAAACAAGGCGCATCAGCTCTCTCAGGAGGGCAAGGAGAAGCTGGAGAAGCAGCAGGTGCAGATGGAGCTGATTCAGACCAGTGCAAAGCAGATCGCGGAAGAAATGGGCGCCCTTGAAGAAAATGCGGAAAAAATACGCGGCATCGTCAATGTCGTGACCGCCATTGCGGAACAGACGAATCTGCTGGCATTGAACGCCGCTATCGAAGCGGCCCGGGCAGGCGAGCAGGGCCGCGGCTTCGCGGTGGTAGCCGATGAGGTGCGCAAGCTGGCGGAGCAGACGAAGCAGTCGGTTTTCGGCGTGAGAGAACTGATCGAAAAGACCAATCAGCAGACCAGCGCCCTGTCGACGGTCGTGGGAGAGATCCAGTCGCTGGTTCTTTCCAGCACGACGATGACCGAGGAGACCAACGCCTTTTTCGAAGGCATCATGACAGCCGTCATGGAAGGAAAAGAACAAAGCGCCAAAATTCAAAAAGAGCTGGAAAACTTCTTCAAGGTCATGGAAGATATGAATCAGGCAGTCGCACAAGTAGCCAGCTCGGCGGACGAACTCTCGGAAATTACCGAAAGCCTGTAA